The nucleotide sequence CGCCGCGGCATCGGTGGAGCCGACGATAGCGCCGACCAACAGGCCTTCCAGCCAGGGCAACTCCAAAAACCACATGGCGGCGAGACCGGTCAGGCCCGCCGTCACCACCACGCCCACGGTCGCCAGCCACAGCGCCGGCCCCAACCCCACCCGGAAACTGCCGATATCGGTGCACAGACCGCCATTGAACAAGATCACGACCAACGCCACGGTGCCGATCATGTAGGTCGTTTGCACGTCATCGAACCGAATCCCGCCCGGTCCGTCCTCGCCCGCCAGCATTCCCAGCGCCAGAAACACCAGCAACAACGGCAATCCGAGCCGTGCTGAAATCGTGCTCGCCAGCACGCAGAGCAGGAACAGCACGCCGATCAACAGGATCAACTGATTGGTAAAGTCCATGGTTTTATCTGAATTGCGCGAAAGTCGAGGGCAGCTACGGCGGGCTGAGGGTGACGCCACGCCGTTAATGGTAACCGATGTCGGTCTTGTACCACCGACTCGAACAAACCGCCCCCTAACGAGGCGCACGGCGCCAGACTCAGGCGTGATGCCCCCCGTTAAACTCTAATTTGCACTGTGGGCCAGGGTCGGGCAGGCGGCGGGCGCAATGGCGGAATCGAGCCATGGGCGGGTGCGGCGCTAGCCGACGGTGTGACCAGTACGGGACCCACCCAGCCAGCCCGGCTGATGCCCGTTCTACGTGCCGGCTGTCCGTTCGCGCTGGTTCTTCAGTCCTGATCGGGCCGATGCCCCCGGACGAGCGTGCCGATCACGGCGGCTTCCGGCAGATTGGCCCAGTAGCGCACCGGCATCCCTCTTTTCAGCGCCCGAACCTTCAAGCGGCTCGGATTGAAAATGCTCTGGTAATAGGCGATCCATAACGCCTCCCCAGCGTTGGCCGGCGGCGCGTCTTCCTTCCTGGCTCCGGCCTTGAAGCTCAGCGCGTTGCCGTCCCACGAAACGCTGACCCGCGGCGTCAGAAGCGCCCAGCGCATCGCGCCAAACCGTCCCACGAAAAAGGGTGCAACCGCCTCGACGATATAATGTTGCGGTTCGAACCAAGCCACATGGTGGTATTGACCGGCTGTATCCACCAGCCGTCGAAAGCGGACAAAGGCTTTCATCCAATGCATTTCCCGCCGCACTTGATGGCCCATGCGCTCTAACTGCATCCGGTCTGGAGCGAGCGGATTTTGCCAGCGCCGCCGATCTTCGACGACCCGCCACGCGGTTCGATACAATAAATCGAAGCGGGCGTGCGCCTTGTGCAGAAAAGCGAGGCGGGCTGTTTCGACGAAGCTCGCCGGCAGTTGGAGAGCCGCCACCGCCGGCAAATCTGCTGCCGCAGCGGTTTGCACCGCATCGAATAAGTCGCTTTGACGGTGGTTCGCCGTGCGCCAGATAACGCGATCGGGCGACACGCCTTGCCGCACCAAAAAGCGGACCGCCTGGGAAAAGCCTTCCCAATCGGTCTCGCTCAACAGGGTGACGGCCAAAAGATTCATGGGTCGGCAAACAGCTCCAGTTGCGTCGCGCGCGGGCGCTTGCGCCGGCTGGCGAGCAGCAAACCCACATCGCCATCGCGCGGCCGATGGTCGGGCAAGACCACGAAAGGCAATACCTTGGCGACGGCGATAGACAGCCGGTCGAGATCGCCGCGCCGAATCGCGCCCAGGCGGCGCGCCGCCAGCAAGCGGCCGACCGAGCGTACCCCCAAGCCCGGCACCCGCAATAACCGCTCTTTCGGCGCCCGGTTCAGATCGACCGGGAACTGCGACGGATGGGCCAGCGCCCAGGCCAGTTTGGGGTCCATGTCCAGCGATAACATGCCGTCGGGCGTGACGATTTCCTGCTGTTGAAAGCCGTAAAAACGCAACAGCCAATCCGCCTGATAAAGGCGGTGTTCCCGCAGCGGCGGCGCGGCCTGAAGCGGCAAATTCGGCGGGGCGCGCGGGATCGGACTGAAGGCCGAGTAATAAACCCGTTTGAGGCGATAGGCTGAATACAGGGCGGCGCTGGTCTCCAGGATGGCTCGGTCGTTGGAACCGTCCGCACCCACGATCATTTGCGTGCTCTGCCCCGCCGGAGCGAAGCGGGGCGCGCGGTTGGGCTTCGGCGCTGTCGCCGGCAGGCAGCGCGCCTTGACGGTCGCGCCCTCCAAGCCTGCCTCGCACGCCGAACGGATTTGCGCCATTGCCCGCTCGATGGCGCCAGCCTCCTTTTCAGGGGCCAGCCGCGCGAGCGCGGCAGGGGTTGGCAGTTCGATGTTGACGCTCAAGCGATCCGCATACCGACCCGCCTCCAGCACCAGTTCCTCGCTGGCGTTGGGAATGGCCTTGAGATGGATGTAACCCCGGAAGCCGTGCTCCTCTCGCAAACAGCGGGCGACTTCGATCACCTGTTCCATGGTGTAGTCAGGGTCGCGGATGATGCCCGAGCTGAGAAACAGCCCTTCGATGAGGTTACGCCGGTAGAAATCGAGGGTAAGTCGGACCAACTCGTCGATGCGAAACCGGGCGCGCGGAATGTCGCTGGACCAGCGATTCACGCAATACCGGCAGTCATAAACGCACCAGTTGGTGAACAGCACCTTGAGTAAGGAAATGCAGCGCCCGTCCGGCCCGAAGCCATGGCAAATTCCCGAACGCTCGGTCGATCCTAGCCCCTGGCCCGTTGCCGAGCCGCGCTTCGCCACGCCGCCCGACGCGCAGGAGGCGTCGTATTTGGCGGCCCCCGCCAGAATGGCGAGTTTGCGCTGAATGTCCATCATTCCGCCTCAACTCTGCTGGAAACCCCGTCAAACCGCTGGCGCCACACCCAGTCGTCCGACGCTGGCCACCCTTGCAAGCGGCTCACTTGCGGTAATTTCGCACCAGCCCGACCACCACCCCAAACAGCTCCCAACGCTCGGGGCGCAGCACCGGATAGCGCGGATTGGCCGGTCGCAATACCATCGCACCCTCTTCCACGGCCAGCGTCTTGAGCGTGAATTCGTTATCGACCACCGCAACCACCAGATCGCCGGGCCGGGCCGCTTGGTCTCGTTCGACGACGACCCGATCTCCGGGATAGATGCCCGCCTCCCACATCGAATCGCCGGTCACCGGCAGTACCACCGTGCGCGAAGGTTCCCGAACCAGCCAGGCATCGATGGATGCCGTCTCACCGCCGTCCGCGACCGCGGTTGGATAGCCGGCGGGCACCGGCGCATCCGCCAGCGGCCGTTCGAAAAAGCGCGCGGTGGGCGTCCAGCGTTTGGCGGGCGTGCGCTCCAGATAACCGGCCCGCTCCAACCGCCGCAACACCACCGCCACGCCCGAGCGCGTCGCCAAACCCAGAATCGTTCGCAAGACTTGGTAAGCCGGCAGGCTGCGCCAGCGGCTGTAATAGTCCTGCAAGCGCGCCAGATAGGCGGCGTCATCGGCGGTTCTGGGCATTTCGATCACCGGCAATGAAGGGTCATCACTCCAGTATGGTAGCTCATTGTTGTACATTTGTACATTTAATAAGCGAGCTTGGTACTCCAAGCGCTGGCCTCATCGTCGGCTGGCTTGAGCAGACGCCAGCCAGGGCTTGCAAAATCAGCGTTTAGCCGATCGCTGTTGCGTCAGCCAGCGATCCAAGCCATTGGCGAAGGCTTGCTTGTCGCGGTTGTCATAAGGCGGCGGCCCACCGGTCGCCACCCCAGTCGAACGCAAGGCTTCCTTGAAGTCGCGCAGGCTCAACCGCTCCTGGATATTCTCGGGCGTATAGAGCTCGCCGCGCGGGTTCAGGGCGGCGATGCCTCGGACCACCAGCCGGGCCGCCAGCGGAATATCCGCCGTGATCACCAGATCGCCATTTGCCGCGTGCTGGACCATATAGTCATCGGCTTCATCCAGCGCTTGGCCGACTTGTACGGCTGAAATCAGCGCTGACGGTGGCAGGACGAGCCGGCGGTTGGCGACCAGCGTGACCGGGACACCGACTCGACGCGAGGCGCGAAAGACCACGTCCTTGACCGGACCCGGACTGGCGTCGGCATCGATCCAAATTCTCATCATTGCTCCACGGTTTCACGCCTCTTGGCGGATTTGGCCACCCCGGCCGAGCACGGCGCGGCAAACTTGCTACGATGTGTGGTGAATTCAACCATAAGAAGTACCGGTCATGACAACTCCGACAGCAAAAACGCCCACCTCCTTTGATCCAGCGCGTTTTACCCGCGCCTGCTGGACCATTTACATCATTCTGGCGGCCGCCTATCTCCTGGTGTTTTTTCACCGCATCGCACCGGCTGTGGTCTCCGCCGACCTGATGCGGGATTTCGGTACCACCGGCGCGGCTTTGGGATCGCTGGCGGCGACGTATTACTACATCTATACCGCCATGCAAATCCCCGCCGGGGTGTTGGCGGATACCGTGGGCGCGCGGGTTTTGGTGACGGTCGGTAATGCCGTCTCTGGAGTGGGCTCTATTTGGTTTGGTCTGGCGGATACCCTCTGGCAAGCGTCACTGGGCCGGACCTTGGTCGGATTGGGCGTGTCGGTGGTGTTCGTGGGGCTGATGAAAAGCAACACCGTGTGGTTCCGGGATCGGGATTACGGTTTTATCAGCGGCTTGACTCTGCTGTTGGGCAACATCGGGGCCATTCTGGCGGCTGGCCCCCTGGCGGGATTGTTGACGTTGTGGTCCTGGCGGTGGGTGTTCGTCGCCTTCGGCCTTATCGCCCTGGTGCTGGCGGTGCTGTCGTGGCTGATCGTGCGCGACAGACCGGAGGCGCTGGGGTTTCCCTCGGTCCGGGAAATGGACGGTAAACCCGCGCACGCGGGACGCGACCGCCACTGGTGGCACGATTTGCTGGGCGTATTGGCCACCCGCCGGGCCTGGCCGGGTTTCTGGGCCAATCTGGGAATGCCGGGCACTTTTTTAGCGTTTGTCGGGCTGTGGGCGATTCCCTTTCTGCGCGATGTTCACGGTCTGGAGCGGTCCGCAGCCTCCCTGTACACCACCTTCGCCTTGGCCGGTTTCGCCTGCGGTGCGTTGTTTCACGGCTGGTGTTCCGACCGTCTGGGCCGGCGCAAACCGCTGTTGGTCAGCGGGACCTTGCTGTATGCGATTGCCTGGACGGGAATCGTTTATGGCGGTTGGACGCCCGGCGGCACAGGCATGGCTTGGTTCGTGTTGATGGGCTTCAGTTGCGGCTCGTTCGTCCTGACCTATGCCGGCGCCAAGGAGGTGGTTGCCCCGGCGCTGTCGGGCATGGCCATCGCCCTGGTCAATACCGGGATTTTCCTGGGCGCGGCGCTGGTCCAGCCGCTGTTTGGCTGGATCATGGATCTGACGTGGCGAGGCGCTCTCACCAACGGGGTCCGGACCTATGGCATCGCCGATTATCGGGCTGGATTTCTACTGATTCTGGCGGGCGTGGTGCTGGCGGTCGCGGCTTCGACCTTTTTTTATGAAACCCACTGTCGGAATAGCACGCTCGGGGATTGACGGGCGGTTTTCGGACAAAAAAAGGGATCGCTTGCGCGATCCCTGAGACCTCCAAGCGAGAGGAGCAAATCAATCAGATGTAATCGCCCTTGAAGCTTTCGAGGGTCTTGATGTAGTTGGCGCGCTCGAAGGCGGTCGGATCGGCTACGTTCTGTTGGCTCATCGAGCCTTTCATCTGTTCGACCGATGTGTAGTTATGCATCTCCATCCAGGTCTGCAAACCATCGCGCAGCGTGGTCATGTAGTCGATGCCGTTCTTGAGCAAAGCCGAGGTGGTCATCACCACATCCGCGCCCGCCATCAGATACTTCACCACTTCCACCGGCGTGTGCACGCCGCGAGTCGCGCCCAGCGAGGCCCGCAAGCGTCCGTACAACACCGCGATCCACAGCAACGGCAAGCGCATCTCATCGGGCGAACTCAGATTGAGATTCGGCGCTACTTCCAGCTTGTCCAAATCGAAATCCGGCTGATAGAAGCGGTTGAACAGCACCAACGCATCCGCGCCGGCATCGTCCAGGGATTTGGTCATCGAACCGATCGCGCTGAAAAACGGGCTCAATTTCACCGCCACCGGCACCGTCACCGCCGCTTTGACCGCCTTGACGATTTCGATGTAACGCTGTTCCACGGCGCGCCCGTCGGTGGTCAGATCGGCCGGAATGTAATAGATATTGAGTTCGATGCCCCTAGCCCCGGCCTGCTGCATCAACTGCGCGTACTCGATCCAGCCGGTGCTGGTGATGCCGTTCAGGCTGCCCATGATGGGGATATCGACCGCCTCGGACGCCCGCCGCAACAGATCCAGATAGCTGTCCGGACCGACCGTATAGTCATCGACTTCCGGAAAGTAATTGAGCGACTCGGCGAAGCTTTCGGTGTTCGCCGTCATCAGATATTCCAGCGCGGCGCTCTCGTGTTTCAACTGTTCCTCGAACAGCGAAAACATGACCACGGCCGACGCGCCGGCGTCCTCCAAGCGCTTGATGTTGGCCACGGTTCCCGCTAGCGGCGAGGCCGACGCCACGATGGGATGCTTCAATTCCATCCCCATGTAAGTGGTTCGTAAATCCATGGTGATACCTTCTGCGTGCAAGATGTCGGTGGATCGTCAGCCCTTTACCACTGGCGGTGCGCTAGCGCGTGCTCCTCCCCCTGCCGGGACGAGGAGCGCGCCTGGAGGTTCAGGGATGACGCGCCTTTTATTGTTTGTACGTCGGCTGGAAGGCCGCGCCGCTGCGCGCCGCCATTTCCTCGTACACGGCCCAGCGCTGGTTGATCGCCTGCTGTCCGAGTTCCATGAGATGTTCGGCCTCCTTGGGATTGGTATAAGCCAGCACCTTGTAGCGCACCTCGTTGTAAGCGTACTTCTTGAGCGGGATCTTCGGCCGCGCCGAATCCAACACGAACGGATTGTCGCCGGACTCGCGCACGCCCGGATTGTAACGGACCAGCGGCCAATGGCCGCTTTCCACCGCCAGATGCTGCTGGTCGAGACCGCGCTGCATGTTGATGCCGTGGGCGATGCAGTGGCTGTAGGCCAGAATCAGCGACGGCCCCCGATAGGCTTCCGCCTCGCGGAAGGCCAGCAACGCCTGCTGCGGGTTGGCCCCCAGCGCGATCCGCGCCACATAGACGTTGCCGTAGGAAATCGCCTGTAGCGCCAGGTCTTTCTTGCCGACCGCCTTGCCGGCCGCCGCGAACTTGGCCACCGCGCCCAGCGGGGTGGATTTCGACATCTGGCCGCCGGTGTTGGAATAGACCTCGGTGTCCATGACCAGGATGTTCACATCGCGGCCGCTGGCCAGCACGTGATCGACCCCGGAAGAACCGATGTCGTAGGCCCAGCCGTCGCCGCCGACGATCCAGATGCTGCGCCGGACCAGTTGGTCGACGATCGCCAACAACTGCGCGGCGCGCGGGTCTTTGCTTTCTTTCAGGCGCTGCTTGAGTTCGGCGACTCGGCCGCGCTGGCGGCGGATGTCGATTTCGCTGACCTGTTCGGCCTCCAACAAATCCTCCACCAGCTCCTGGCCGATGCCGGACGCCAGCGCCTGCAACAGCTCGCGCGCGTAGTTCAGGTGCATGTCGGCGGTCAGCCGGAAGCCCAAACCGAATTCGGCGTTATCCTCGAACAGCGAATTCGACCAGGCCGGGCCGCGCCCTTCGCTGTTGATCGACCACGGCGTGGTCGGTTGGTTGCCACCGTAGATCGAGGAGCAGCCGGTGGCGTTGGCCACCAACAGCCGGTCGCCGAACAGTTGCGACAGCAGTTTGACGTAAGGGGTCTCGCCGCAGCCGGAACAGGCGCCGGAGAACTCAAACAGCGGCGGCAAGAATTGCACGCCGCGCACGGTCGAAAAATCGACCCGGCCGCGATCCACTTCCGGCAAGGTTTCGAAGAAGCCGATATTGGCGCGCTCGTCGTCCAGCACCGGCTCCTTGAGCGCCATGTTGATGGCCTTGTGGCCGACCTTTTCCTTGCTCTTGGCCGGACAGACTTCCACGCACAGCGAACAGCCGGTGCAATCCTCCAGATAGACTTGCAGGGTATAGCGGATATCCGGGAAGCCGCGGGCGTCGATGGGCGCGGTCTTGAACGCTTTTGGCGCGCTTTCCAAGCCTTGCTGGTGATAGAACTTGGAGCGGATGACCCCGTGCGGGCAGACCATGCTGCAATTGCCGCACTGAATGCAAATCTCCGGCTCCCAGATCGGTACGAAGTTGGAGATGTTGCGCTTTTCCCACTTGGTGGTGGCGCTGGGATAGGTGCCGTCCACCGGAAAGGCGCTGACCGGCAGCTCGTCGCCGCGTCCGGCCATCATCATCGCCGTCACGTTGCGCACGAAATCGGGTGCGTTGGCCGGCACCACCGGCGGCAGCGCCCGAGTGCCGGTGGCCTGCGCCGGCACCGGAATTTGCTTTAAGTTGACCAGGGTATTGTCCACTGCCACGAAGTTCTTGCGCACCACTTCCTCACCCTTGCGGGCGTAGGATTTCTTGATCGAATACTTGATCTTGTCGATGGCCTTGTCGCGCGGCAGCACCTTGGAAATGGCGAAGAAACAGGTCTGCATGATGGTGTTGATCCGCGTCCCCATGCCGTTGTCGCGGGCCACCTTTTCGGCGTTGATGCCGTAGACCTCCAGTTTCTTGGCGATGATTTCTTCCTGAACCGGCCGGGGAATGCGATCCCAGGCTTCCTCCGGCTCGTGCGGGCTGGTGTTGAGCAGCACGATGGCACCCGGCGCGGCGCGGGTCAATACGTCGCCGCGATCCAGGAAGTTGAACTGATGGACGCCGATGAAGTTGGCCGATTGCACCAGATAAGGCGCCTGAATCGGATCGGGGCCGAAGCGCAGATGCGAAACCGTCTGCGAGCCGGACTTCTTGGAATCGTAGACGAAATAACCCTGGGCGAAAAACTCCGGGTCGTCGCCGATGATCTTGATGGAGTTCTTGTTGGCGCCGACCGTGCCGTCCGCGCCCAGCCCGAAGAACATCGCCCGCACCACCTTGTCGGATTCGATGACGAAATGCGGGTCCACCGTCAGGCTGGTATGCATCACGTCGTCGTTGATGCCGACGGTGAAGTGATTCTTGGGCTTGTCCTTGCGCAGCTCGTCGAACACCGCCTTGACCATGGCGGGGGTAAATTCCTTGGACGACAGGCCGTAGCGGCCACCGACGACGCGCGGCAGGCTTTGCGTGCGCAGCTTGCCGTCCATCTGCGCCTCCACCAAGGTGTTGACGACTTCCAGATACATCGGCTCGCCGGTCGCGCCCGGTTCCTTGGTGCGCTCCAGCACCGCGATGGACTTGGTACTGGCCGGCAGCGTCGCCAGGAAATGCGAGGCCGACAGCGGCATGTACAGCCGGACCTGCAACACGCCGACCTTCTCGCCGCGCGCGTTCAGATAACCGGCGGTCTCGCGGGCGGTCTCCGCGCCGGAACCCATGATGATGATGACCCGCTCGGCATTGGGATCGCCGAAGTAGTCGAACAAGTTATAGCGGCGGCCAGAGACGCCGGCGAACTTGTCCATCGCCGCTTGCACGATCTGCGGCACCTTGGCGTAGAACGGATTGACCGTTTCGCGGCTTTGGAAATAGGTATCGGGATTTTGGGCGGTGCCGCGGATGAACGGCCGGTCGGGATTCAGCGCTCTGGCGCGATGGGCCAGCACCAGATCGTCGCGAATCATCGCCCGCATGTCGTCGTCGGTGAGCAGGGTCAGCTTGTTGACCTCGTGCGAGGTACGGAAGCCGTCGAAGAAGTGGATGAACGGCACCCGCGCTTCCAACGTAGCGGCCTGGGCGATCAACGCCATGTCGTGGGCTTCCTGCACCGAGGCCGACACCAACATGCAAAAGCCGGTCGGGCGCACCGACATCACGTCTTGGTGGTCGCCGAAGATCGACAAGCCCTGGGTCGCCAGCGCGCGGGCGGCGACGTGGAACACCGCCGAGGTTAGCTCGCCGGCGATCTTGTACATGTTGGGGATCATCAGCAGCAGACCCTGCGACGCGGTGAAGGTCGTGGTCAGCGCGCCGGTCTGCAACGCGCCGTGCGCCGCGCCAGCCGCGCCGCCTTCATGCTGCATCTCCATGATCAGGGGGACGGTCCCCCAGATGTTTTTGATCCCTTCCGAGGCCCACTGATCCGCCAGTTCGGCCATGGTCGAGGACGGCGTGATGGGGTAGATGGTACAGATTTCGTTCACGCGATAGGCGACGTAGGCGGCGGCCTCGTTGCCATCGATGGTGGTGACTTGCCGTTCGGTCATTGTGCTTCTCTTCTCTTGGCCCGAGCCACGCGGCGACAGGCAGTGGATTCAAAAATTTATGCGCGGCCCCTCCCGTGCGGGAAAGGCGCGCGATTTCATTGATCGGTTCAACTGGCCGGCTGTGACGCCTCCGCCGGCGGCTCGGGGATCATGTCGATGGCATGGCACGGACATTGTTCGAAGCACACCGCGCAACCGGTGCACAGCTCGTAGTTGTAGCGGTAGCGTTTGCCCGGCCCCAGCTTGATGATGGCGTCTTCCGGACAAGCGCCGTAACAGCCGTCGCACTCGTAGCAGTTGCCGCAGGACAGGCAGCGCCTGGCCTCGTACAGCGCTTCTTTTTGACTCAAGCCGCCCACCACTTCCTCGAAGCTGCTGACCCGCTGCTTCATCTCCAGATGGCCCTGCGGGCGCTGGGCGGCGTCGGTGTAATACCAGACGTGCAGCTTCTCGAAAGTCGCCAGATCGTGCTTGGGCGGCTTGACATAAGAGGCGCCGCGCAGCCAAGTATCGATGTTGCGAGCGGCTTTCTTACCGTGGCCGACGCCGATGGTGACGGTACGGTCGGAAGGCACCATGTCGCCGCCGGCGAACAGGCCGGGATAACCGGTCATCATGTTCTCGTCCACCGTCACCACGCCGTCGTCCTTGAATTCCACGCCCGGCACCTTGCGCATGAAACTGGTATCGACATCCTGGCCCAACGCCATGATCAGCGCATCGGCTTCCAGCGTTTCGAACTGTCCGGTCGGTTGCGGCCGGCCCTTGGCGTCGACCTCCATGATCTCCACCGTGAACTTGTTTTCCTCGATGTTCTTGATGGTGCGCAGCCAATGAATCTTCACGTCCTCTTCGAGCGCTTCGGTCGCTTCGAAATCGTGCGCCGGCATGTGGGCGCGGTCGCGGCGGTAGATGATCAGCGGCTCGTAACCGAGGCGCTTGGCGACCCGAGCGGCGTCCATCGCGGTGTTACCGCCGCCGTAGATGGCGACCTTGCGGCCCAGCTTCGGCGCGTTGCCGGTTTCCACATCCTTGAGAAAGCTGATGGCGTCGAGCATCTTGCCGGCATCGCGGGAAGGAATCTCGGTGCGCTTGCTGATGTGCGCCCCCACGGCGATGAACAGCGCGTCGAACTTGCCGGCTTCCTTTTCCGCCATCAGGTCATCGACCCGGTGGTTGAGGACGATCTTAACGCCCATGTTCTCGATGCGCTTGATCTCGGTGTCCAGCACGTCGCGCGGCAAACGATACGAGGGAATGCCGAAGTGCATCATGCCGCCGGCCATCGGCCCGGCCTCATGGATTTCGACGGTGTGGCCCATCCGGGCCAGATGGTAGGCGGCCGACAAACCGCTGGGGCCGGCGCCGACCACCAAGATCCGTTTGCCGGTCGGCGGCGCGGTCACGGTAAACTGCCAGTTTTCCTGCAAGGCCAGATCGCCGAGGAAGCGTTCCACAGCATGGATGCTGACTGACGTATCGAGCTTGCCGCGGTTGCAGGCGGTTTCGCAGGGATGATAGCAGACCCGCCCGTGGATGGCCGGCATCGGATTGTTCTCGGTCAGGCTCTGCCAGGCTTCCTTGAAGCGACCGGCTTGCGCGTGCGCCAGCCAAGCTTGGATATTCTCGCCCGCCGGACAGGCGTTGTTGCAGGTGGGCAGCAAATCCACATAGAGCGGCCGTTGGATACGCTGGGGGCCGACGTTACGCTTTTCGTGCGTCAGATCTAGCGGGCGTGTCATATTGATAGGCTTGTCAGTCATCGTGCTTCTCTTCGTGCTCGTCTAGTGGTGAGGGATACCCTTCCGCCTCCGCAAAGGAAATGGCTAACAAAGGAGTCACGGCAGCTTGCGCTTCCCGATGCTTGTCAGTAGGCGTGAGGCAATAATGCTTTCAGTCCGGGCTGATCGATGAGCGCGCTCGAAGGGCGCGGTTGTTGTCGGGATCGCTCCCGGCGATGTTCGTCCAGTAAAGCTAGATCATTGTTTGGGGAAAGTGAAGAAAGGCGCGTCAAGGATGTTCGGTTTCGTCCGCCGCTACCTTGCTTGACAGTATTTTGGAGCCTATAAAGTTTCACAGCATAGTTTAAATGACAACGTTCTGACCTGAACCGCAACCCTTTTCAGGAAACCCTCGCATGAAAGCCATCGTCCTTTCGAAACTCGGCGGCCCAGAGCAGTTACAGTTGATCGAAGTCCCCACGCCCGAACCTGGCCCCGGTCAGGTTCGGGTTCGTTTGCGCGCGTCCGCGCTCAACCGGCGCGATGTGTGGATCACCCTCAATCAGTATCCCAAGATCCGGCTGCCCGCGATCATGGGTTCGGATGGCGCCGGCGTA is from Candidatus Competibacteraceae bacterium and encodes:
- a CDS encoding NAD(P)-binding protein — protein: MTDKPINMTRPLDLTHEKRNVGPQRIQRPLYVDLLPTCNNACPAGENIQAWLAHAQAGRFKEAWQSLTENNPMPAIHGRVCYHPCETACNRGKLDTSVSIHAVERFLGDLALQENWQFTVTAPPTGKRILVVGAGPSGLSAAYHLARMGHTVEIHEAGPMAGGMMHFGIPSYRLPRDVLDTEIKRIENMGVKIVLNHRVDDLMAEKEAGKFDALFIAVGAHISKRTEIPSRDAGKMLDAISFLKDVETGNAPKLGRKVAIYGGGNTAMDAARVAKRLGYEPLIIYRRDRAHMPAHDFEATEALEEDVKIHWLRTIKNIEENKFTVEIMEVDAKGRPQPTGQFETLEADALIMALGQDVDTSFMRKVPGVEFKDDGVVTVDENMMTGYPGLFAGGDMVPSDRTVTIGVGHGKKAARNIDTWLRGASYVKPPKHDLATFEKLHVWYYTDAAQRPQGHLEMKQRVSSFEEVVGGLSQKEALYEARRCLSCGNCYECDGCYGACPEDAIIKLGPGKRYRYNYELCTGCAVCFEQCPCHAIDMIPEPPAEASQPAS